Proteins encoded within one genomic window of Cyprinus carpio isolate SPL01 chromosome A15, ASM1834038v1, whole genome shotgun sequence:
- the LOC122147690 gene encoding dual specificity protein phosphatase 14-like has product MGSRSQGFFHHQDHHHHHHHHHQHRSSVVPTAVPRLLPETSSLLGGIAQITPSLFLGRGNVASNRSLLLSKGITCVVNATIELPNFNWPHMEYVKVPLADMPHSPISLYFDSVADKIHSVGRKRGAVLVHCAAGVSRSASLCLAYLMKYHRVSLAEAHAWVKTRRPVIRPNGGFWRQLIEYERKLFGRNSVKMIQTPYGVIPDVYERDCRNLAPYWGL; this is encoded by the coding sequence ATGGGTTCCCGAAGTCAGGGGTTCTTCCACCACCAAGatcaccatcaccaccaccatcaccatCACCAACACCGCAGTTCAGTGGTGCCCACGGCTGTCCCACGACTGCTGCCTGAGACCAGCAGCCTGTTGGGGGGCATCGCCCAGATCACTCCTTCCCTGTTCCTCGGCCGGGGGAATGTGGCGTCTAACCGCAGCCTTCTCCTGTCTAAAGGGATTACCTGTGTGGTGAATGCCACTATCGAGCTGCCCAACTTCAACTGGCCACATATGGAGTATGTGAAAGTGCCACTGGCCGACATGCCTCATTCTCCAATCTCGCTTTATTTTGACAGTGTGGCTGATAAGATCCACAGCGTGGGCCGGAAACGGGGGGCTGTGCTAGTACACTGCGCAGCTGGGGTGAGCCGCTCCGCCTCGCTCTGTTTGGCCTACCTCATGAAGTACCATAGAGTTTCCCTGGCCGAGGCTCACGCTTGGGTCAAAACCCGCCGACCGGTCATTCGTCCTAATGGAGGGTTCTGGCGACAACTCATTGAGTACGAGAGGAAACTGTTTGGCAGGAACTCTGTGAAAATGATCCAGACACCATACGGGGTCATTCCCGACGTGTACGAGAGAGACTGCAGGAATTTGGCACCTTACTGGGGCTTGTGA